A genome region from Eretmochelys imbricata isolate rEreImb1 chromosome 8, rEreImb1.hap1, whole genome shotgun sequence includes the following:
- the TMEM53 gene encoding transmembrane protein 53 isoform X1 gives MGARELDYTIELPPDTSPERGNTNNLPVVILLGWAGCRDRHLAKYSTIYHQKGCTVIRYTAPWKMVFFADSFGIRSLQTQARKLLELLFDYKIEKKPLLFHVFSNGGVMLYRYILELIHMHGQFSNLKVVGTIFDSSPGRRNLMGTLRALAVVLGSTNVLLKYCLLLVFAILVVVLRILMYPVTRFFHEIHYDALLKGPSRWPELYLYSKGDRIILASDIEHMIEARRQHNVAVRAVDFSDSAHVSHLLAYPSYYMSLCTSFMYDCAGCA, from the exons ATGGGGGCCAGGGAGCTGGACTATACCATCGAGCTGCCGCCGG ACACTAGTCCAGAGAGGGGAAACACAAATAACCTGCCTGTGGTAATTCTGCTGGGGTGGGCTGGCTGCCGTGATAGACACCTGGCGAAATACAGCACCATCTACCATCAGAAG GGGTGCACAGTTATCCGCTACACAGCTCCATGGAAGATGGTGTTTTTCGCAGACAGCTTTGGCATCAGGTCCCTCCAGACCCAAGCTAGAAAGCTCCTGGAGCTGCTCTTTGACTATAAAATTGAAAAGAAACCCCTGCTGTTTCATGTGTTCAGCAATGGCGGGGTCATGCTTTACCGCTACATCCTAGAGCTTATCCACATGCACGGGCAATTCAGCAACCTCAAGGTGGTGGGCACCATTTTTGATAGCTCCCCGGGCAGAAGAAACTTGATGGGGACTCTGCGTGCCTTGGCAGTTGTCTTGGGATCAACTAACGTGCTGCTCAAGTATTGCCTCCTGCTTGTCTTCGCCatcctggtggtggtgctgcGGATCCTGATGTATCCAGTGACTCGCTTCTTCCATGAGATCCATTATGATGCCCTGCTGAAGGGGCCTTCGAGGTGGCCCGAGCTCTACCTCTACTCCAAGGGTGACAGAATCATCCTGGCCAGTGACATAGAGCACATGATCGAGGCCCGGCGGCAGCACAATGTTGCAGTGAGAGCTGTGGACTTCTCAGACTCTGCTCATGTGAGTCACTTGCTGGCATATCCCTCCTATTACATGAGCCTCTGCACCTCTTTCATGTATGACTGCGCTGGATGCGCGTAG
- the TMEM53 gene encoding transmembrane protein 53 isoform X2, translating into MGARELDYTIELPPDTSPERGNTNNLPVVILLGWAGCRDRHLAKYSTIYHQKGCTVIRYTAPWKMVFFADSFGIRSLQTQARKLLELLFDYKIEKKPLLFHVFSNGGVMLYRYILELIHMHGQFSNLKVVGTIFDSSPGRRNLMGTLRALAVVLGSTNVLLKYCLLLVFAILVVVLRILMYPVTRFFHEIHYDALLKGPSRWPELYLYSKGDRIILASDIEHMIEARRQHNVAVRAVDFSDSAHGRAFITN; encoded by the exons ATGGGGGCCAGGGAGCTGGACTATACCATCGAGCTGCCGCCGG ACACTAGTCCAGAGAGGGGAAACACAAATAACCTGCCTGTGGTAATTCTGCTGGGGTGGGCTGGCTGCCGTGATAGACACCTGGCGAAATACAGCACCATCTACCATCAGAAG GGGTGCACAGTTATCCGCTACACAGCTCCATGGAAGATGGTGTTTTTCGCAGACAGCTTTGGCATCAGGTCCCTCCAGACCCAAGCTAGAAAGCTCCTGGAGCTGCTCTTTGACTATAAAATTGAAAAGAAACCCCTGCTGTTTCATGTGTTCAGCAATGGCGGGGTCATGCTTTACCGCTACATCCTAGAGCTTATCCACATGCACGGGCAATTCAGCAACCTCAAGGTGGTGGGCACCATTTTTGATAGCTCCCCGGGCAGAAGAAACTTGATGGGGACTCTGCGTGCCTTGGCAGTTGTCTTGGGATCAACTAACGTGCTGCTCAAGTATTGCCTCCTGCTTGTCTTCGCCatcctggtggtggtgctgcGGATCCTGATGTATCCAGTGACTCGCTTCTTCCATGAGATCCATTATGATGCCCTGCTGAAGGGGCCTTCGAGGTGGCCCGAGCTCTACCTCTACTCCAAGGGTGACAGAATCATCCTGGCCAGTGACATAGAGCACATGATCGAGGCCCGGCGGCAGCACAATGTTGCAGTGAGAGCTGTGGACTTCTCAGACTCTGCTCAT GGGAGAGCCTTCATTACCAACTAG
- the TMEM53 gene encoding transmembrane protein 53 isoform X3: MVFFADSFGIRSLQTQARKLLELLFDYKIEKKPLLFHVFSNGGVMLYRYILELIHMHGQFSNLKVVGTIFDSSPGRRNLMGTLRALAVVLGSTNVLLKYCLLLVFAILVVVLRILMYPVTRFFHEIHYDALLKGPSRWPELYLYSKGDRIILASDIEHMIEARRQHNVAVRAVDFSDSAHVSHLLAYPSYYMSLCTSFMYDCAGCA; the protein is encoded by the coding sequence ATGGTGTTTTTCGCAGACAGCTTTGGCATCAGGTCCCTCCAGACCCAAGCTAGAAAGCTCCTGGAGCTGCTCTTTGACTATAAAATTGAAAAGAAACCCCTGCTGTTTCATGTGTTCAGCAATGGCGGGGTCATGCTTTACCGCTACATCCTAGAGCTTATCCACATGCACGGGCAATTCAGCAACCTCAAGGTGGTGGGCACCATTTTTGATAGCTCCCCGGGCAGAAGAAACTTGATGGGGACTCTGCGTGCCTTGGCAGTTGTCTTGGGATCAACTAACGTGCTGCTCAAGTATTGCCTCCTGCTTGTCTTCGCCatcctggtggtggtgctgcGGATCCTGATGTATCCAGTGACTCGCTTCTTCCATGAGATCCATTATGATGCCCTGCTGAAGGGGCCTTCGAGGTGGCCCGAGCTCTACCTCTACTCCAAGGGTGACAGAATCATCCTGGCCAGTGACATAGAGCACATGATCGAGGCCCGGCGGCAGCACAATGTTGCAGTGAGAGCTGTGGACTTCTCAGACTCTGCTCATGTGAGTCACTTGCTGGCATATCCCTCCTATTACATGAGCCTCTGCACCTCTTTCATGTATGACTGCGCTGGATGCGCGTAG